The Bombus terrestris chromosome 4, iyBomTerr1.2, whole genome shotgun sequence genome has a window encoding:
- the LOC100651781 gene encoding UDP-glucose 4-epimerase isoform X1 translates to MRFFHYKRNNNALKITEKQSDTMTNKSWNVLVTGGAGYIGSHTVLELLQANFEVVVIDNFSNAYKGNDNIKPECLLRVEKLTNKTVTFIQCDVTNWNELKDVFKKYEFHSVIHFAALKAVGESCEKPLEYYKTNVCGTLNLLKVMKDFNVKRFIYSSSATVYGVPEKLPLVENMKTGDCTNPYGKTKYMVEEVLKDLCTSDKEWSVISLRYFNPVGAHSSGQIGEDPNGVPNNLMPYIAQVSVGKREFLYVYGNDYDTHDGTGVRDYIHITDLAVGHVKAMIYQKIRNSTGFKVFNLGTGKGYSVLEVIRAFEKASGQKIPYKIVERRTGDISASYADASLANKELNWQATKNIDDMCLDTWKWQQNNPNGYKC, encoded by the exons ATGAGATTCTTCCATTATAAGAGGAAT AATAATGCattaaaaataacagaaaagCAGAGTGACACTATGACAAACAAATCCTGGAATGTATTGGTAACAGGGGGTGCTGGGTATATTGGTTCTCATACTGTATTGGAACTATTGCAAGCAAATTTTGAGGTGGTGGTTATAGACAACTTTAGTAATGCTTATAAAG GTAATGACAATATAAAACCAGAATGTCTACTAAGAGtcgaaaaattaacaaataaaacagTTACATTTATTCAATGTGATGTAACCAACTGGAATGAATTAAAGGATGTATTTAAGAAG tatgAGTTTCATTCTGTCATACATTTTGCTGCATTAAAAGCAGTAGGTGAATCTTGCGAAAAGCCATTAGAATATTATAAGACAAATGTTTGTGGGACACTAAACTTATTAAAAGTTATGAAAGACTTCAATGTAAAGCGTTTTATTTATTCAAGTAGTGCTACAGTTTATGGTGTCCCTGAAAAGTTACCATTAGTTGAGAATATGAAAACTGGTGATTGTACCAATCCTTAtggaaaaacaaaatatatggTTGAAGAAGTTTTGAAAGATTTGTGTACTTCAGATAAG GAATGGTCTGTTATATCTTTAAGATATTTTAATCCAGTTGGAGCTCATTCTTCTGGACAAATTGGAGAAGATCCTAATGGAGTGCCAAATAATTTAATGCCATACATTGCTCAAGTATCTGTAGGCAAAAGggaatttttatatgtttatggCAATGACTATGATACTCATGATGGAACAG GTGTACGAGATTATATTCACATTACAGATTTAGCCGTAGGTCATGTAAAAGCAATGATTTACCAAAAAATTCGTAACTCTACTGGATTTAAAGTGTTTAATTTAGGTACTGGAAAAGGGTATTCTGTATTAGAAGTCATACGAGCATTTGAAAAAGCATCGGGACAAAAAATACCATATAAGATAGTTGAACGCAGAACTGGAGATATATCTGCTAGTTATGCAGATGCTAGTTTAGCGAACAAAGAACTAAATTGGCAGGCTACTAAAAACATAGATGATATGT gttTAGATACGTGGAAGTGGCAACAAAATAATCCAAATGGTTATAAATGCTAA
- the LOC100651781 gene encoding UDP-glucose 4-epimerase isoform X2, protein MTNKSWNVLVTGGAGYIGSHTVLELLQANFEVVVIDNFSNAYKGNDNIKPECLLRVEKLTNKTVTFIQCDVTNWNELKDVFKKYEFHSVIHFAALKAVGESCEKPLEYYKTNVCGTLNLLKVMKDFNVKRFIYSSSATVYGVPEKLPLVENMKTGDCTNPYGKTKYMVEEVLKDLCTSDKEWSVISLRYFNPVGAHSSGQIGEDPNGVPNNLMPYIAQVSVGKREFLYVYGNDYDTHDGTGVRDYIHITDLAVGHVKAMIYQKIRNSTGFKVFNLGTGKGYSVLEVIRAFEKASGQKIPYKIVERRTGDISASYADASLANKELNWQATKNIDDMCLDTWKWQQNNPNGYKC, encoded by the exons ATGACAAACAAATCCTGGAATGTATTGGTAACAGGGGGTGCTGGGTATATTGGTTCTCATACTGTATTGGAACTATTGCAAGCAAATTTTGAGGTGGTGGTTATAGACAACTTTAGTAATGCTTATAAAG GTAATGACAATATAAAACCAGAATGTCTACTAAGAGtcgaaaaattaacaaataaaacagTTACATTTATTCAATGTGATGTAACCAACTGGAATGAATTAAAGGATGTATTTAAGAAG tatgAGTTTCATTCTGTCATACATTTTGCTGCATTAAAAGCAGTAGGTGAATCTTGCGAAAAGCCATTAGAATATTATAAGACAAATGTTTGTGGGACACTAAACTTATTAAAAGTTATGAAAGACTTCAATGTAAAGCGTTTTATTTATTCAAGTAGTGCTACAGTTTATGGTGTCCCTGAAAAGTTACCATTAGTTGAGAATATGAAAACTGGTGATTGTACCAATCCTTAtggaaaaacaaaatatatggTTGAAGAAGTTTTGAAAGATTTGTGTACTTCAGATAAG GAATGGTCTGTTATATCTTTAAGATATTTTAATCCAGTTGGAGCTCATTCTTCTGGACAAATTGGAGAAGATCCTAATGGAGTGCCAAATAATTTAATGCCATACATTGCTCAAGTATCTGTAGGCAAAAGggaatttttatatgtttatggCAATGACTATGATACTCATGATGGAACAG GTGTACGAGATTATATTCACATTACAGATTTAGCCGTAGGTCATGTAAAAGCAATGATTTACCAAAAAATTCGTAACTCTACTGGATTTAAAGTGTTTAATTTAGGTACTGGAAAAGGGTATTCTGTATTAGAAGTCATACGAGCATTTGAAAAAGCATCGGGACAAAAAATACCATATAAGATAGTTGAACGCAGAACTGGAGATATATCTGCTAGTTATGCAGATGCTAGTTTAGCGAACAAAGAACTAAATTGGCAGGCTACTAAAAACATAGATGATATGT gttTAGATACGTGGAAGTGGCAACAAAATAATCCAAATGGTTATAAATGCTAA
- the LOC105666763 gene encoding biogenesis of lysosome-related organelles complex 1 subunit 2 — MTSVKDLLKEDVQIEQSFMENSADHNSRCGSPKRGTTLSTSTSSFEALDPHDPNLSRLANTMFQKTGEYLQEELTSTHADYRLLERLNKETIAKYTELKTISSSVAQSLDSLNEKYKKLQPILDNINEIDDSVTKLEQAAYKLAAYSKRLEAKFKDIEKDTKSK, encoded by the coding sequence ATGACATCCGTCAAAGATTTGTTAAAAGAAGACGTTCAAATTGAACAATCTTTTATGGAAAATTCAGCAGATCACAACTCAAGGTGTGGATCACCAAAACGAGGAACTACGCTTTCGACAAGCACAAGTAGCTTCGAAGCATTGGATCCGCATGATCCAAATCTTAGTCGTTTAGCTAATACGATGTTTCAAAAAACTGGTGAATATTTACAAGAGGAACTTACTTCCACTCATGCCGACTATCGTTTACTAGAACGATTAaataaagaaactattgcgAAATATACCGAACTAAAAACAATATCGTCTAGTGTAGCTCAATCTTTGGATTCTTTAAacgagaaatataaaaaattacaaccAATTTTAGATAACATCAATGAAATTGATGATAGTGTAACTAAACTAGAACAAGCTGCATATAAATTGGCAGCATATTCGAAACGATTAGAAGCAAAATTTAAGGACAttgaaaaagatacaaaaagcaAGTAG
- the LOC100647005 gene encoding potassium channel subfamily K member 13 produces the protein MCLPGGLGEDNTRFILHFAALTVYMLAGAAIFQQLEADLEVQQTAEFWRVYHSFREYHLQGSPIALQRLDELLYAYGNASFSGVINKSRRWDFLGSFHFVGTIVSTIGYGNTTPQTRAGKVVAVLYGFLGCSGGILFFNLFLERIITFLAWILRVIHIHRLKRHIRKNLSISRRSFGSSKNEKSLPDILEDDDDHLDVDEWKPSVYWVMLFLLLVCCMIACCAAAVYVQFEHWEYFDALYFCFVSFATIGFGDFVSTQNSYYPYIHWYRFINFIFLLIGCCCTYSLLNVTSIIIKQGLNCIIQKIQCRNQEMAASHLPRRKYSLSTIYFSKRRGTRIAARDSFKSDYSETPRRMSGELISMQDFFSANKVSLAVMQKELYEMAQSQKGASVGTIASNAVVLKSDAVGPLAIVTEKFKNKMSRKK, from the exons ATGTGTCTCCCCGGTGGCCTCGGAGAGGACAACACAAGATTCATCCTTCATTTCGCCGCCCTGACAGTGTACATGTTAGCTGGCGCTGCAATCTTTCAACAACTAGAAGCTGATCTTGAAGTGCAACAG ACTGCAGAATTTTGGCGCGTTTATCATAGTTTTCGAGAGTATCATTTGCAAGGTAGTCCAATTGCTCTCCAAAGACTAGATGAGTTATTATATGCATATGGAAACGCTTCATTCTCCGGTGTCATCAACAAGAGCCGACGATGGGATTTTCTTGGCAGCTTTCACTTCGTGGGTACCATAGTTTCTACAATTG GATATGGAAATACCACACCGCAAACGAGAGCGGGTAAGGTAGTTGCTGTTCTGTATGGCTTTCTTGGTTGTTCCG GTGGAATTTTATTCTTCAACTTGTTTCTTGAAAGGATCATCACTTTCCTTGCTTGGATTTTGAGAGTGATACATATCCATCGTTTAAAAAGGCATATTCGgaaaaatttatcaatatcTCGACGTTCGTTCGGATCGTCCAAGAATGAAAAATCTTTACCAGACATACTTGAAGATGATGACGATCATTTAGATGTCGATGAATGGAAACCAAGCGTATATTGGGTTATgctatttctattattagtGTGTTGTATGATAGCTTGCTGCGCTGCAGCGGTTTACGTTCAATTCGAACATTGGGAATATTTCGACGCTCTTTACTTTTGTTTCGTTAGTTTCGCAACTATTGGTTTCGGAGACTTCGTTAGTACACAAAACTCGTATTATCCTTACATTCATTG GTATCGTTTCATTAACTTTATATTTTTGCTGATTGGTTGCTGTTGCACATACTCCCTATTGAACGTGACATCGATTATAATAAAACAAGGATTAAATTGCATCATACAAAAAATACAATGCAGAAATCAGGAAATGGCCGCATCACATTTACCAAGGAGGAAATATTCCTTGTCtacgatttatttttcaaaaagaaGGGGAACCAGGATAGCAGCAAGAGATTCGTTTAAATCAGATTACTCGGAAACTCCAAGAAGAATGTCTGGAGAACTGATTTCTATGCAAGATTTTTTCTCAGCGAACAAGGTTTCTTTGGCGGTAATGCAAAAAGAATTGTATGAAATGGCTCAATCACAAAAAGGGGCTAGTGTGGGTACGATCGCATCTAATGCCGTTGTTCTTAAGTCCGATGCAGTTGGCCCTCTGGCCATAGTTActgaaaagtttaaaaataaaatgtcaaGAAAGAAGTAA
- the LOC100651903 gene encoding coiled-coil domain-containing protein 85C isoform X1, with translation MSNKSKSQPQQQQHPSHVIKSTVEQVPPRYQPPPQPTSGILKNHPHFGTGPSVPTSVSTTGQGPVATLNHHQPVQSRPVPQQKDVQSKYSPRIEHRHHPQGGNTLTASVPKTQPHTYLQAKVGQGQYLPPNGQYPTVNTAQTPPLRQRITDDEFLRLGPVEMLKFVRKTESDIARLAAEQNRQIQSLLSELRALKEANQRLSDDNQELRDLCCFLDDDRQKGRKLAREWQRFGRYTASVMRQEVSAYQNKLRQLDNKQQELIKDNLELKELCLYLDEERGGGQRDDGDGSSSSTNAEETAPPRPRHASTFNDQTMQYVRSLEQRVKQLEEDKSLLQARAQGWEVPPGETWESQNSPGENPHIGGRPEAVVRALQVLEVREQLEREGGHDGEKALVREMCNVVWRKLEEGPQTRH, from the exons ATGTCCAATAAGAGTAAGTCCCAgccgcagcagcagcagcatccTTCGCACGTGATCAAGTCGACAGTGGAGCAAGTGCCACCGCGATATCAGCCACCACCTCAGCCAACCAGCGGTATCCTCAAGAATCATCCTCATTTTGGTACAGGCCCTTCTGTGCCAACTTCGGTGTCTACCACTGGTCAAGGTCCCGTCGCGACCTTGAATCATCATCAACCCGTCCAATCACGACCTGTGCCGCAACAGAAGGATGTGCAGAGTAAATATTCACCGAGGATAGAGCATCGACATCATCCTCAAGGCGGAAACACTTTGACTGCATCCGTCCCTAAAACACAGCCTCATACCTACCTTCAGGCCAAGGTCGGCCAAGGTCAGTACCTGCCACCTAACGGTCAATATCCCACGGTAAACACTGCACAGACACCGCCGCTTAGACAAAGGATCACCGACGACGAGTTTCTAAGGCTCGGTCCTGTGGAGATGCTCAAATTTGTTCGAAAGACGGAGAGCGATATCGCAAGGCTCGCCGCCGAGCAGAATCGACAGATACAAAGCTTG CTTAGCGAGCTTCGGGCACTGAAAGAAGCAAACCAAAGATTAAGCGATGATAATCAAGAGCTGCGAGATCTTTGTTGCTTTCTGGACGATGATCGACAGAAGGGTCGAAAGTTAGCGAGGGAATGGCAAAGATTTGGAAGATATACGGCGAGTGTTATGCGTCAGGAAGTATCCGCTTATCAGAATAAATTGCGCCAACTGGACAACAAACAGCAAGAGTTAATCAAAGATAATTTAGAGCTAAAGGAACTTTGCCTTTATTTGGACGAAGAGAGAGGAGGTGGTCAAAGAGACGATGGAGATGGTTCAAGTTCAAGTACGAATGCCGAAGAAACCGCGCCCCCGAGACCAAGGCATGCATCTACATTTAATG ACCAAACTATGCAATACGTAAGGAGTTTAGAACAACGAGTAAAGCAGCTCGAAGAAGATAAGAGTCTTTTACAGGCAAGAGCGCAGGGTTGGGAAGTACCACCTGGTGAAACCTGGGAAAGTCAAAACAGTCCAGGCGAAAATCCTCACATAGGAGGTCGACCAGAAGCAGTGGTACGAGCTCTTCAAGTTCTCGAAGTTAGAGAACAACTAGAAAGAGAAGGCGGTCACGACGGAGAAAAGGCCTTGGTCAGAGAAATGTGCAAT GTTGTTTGGCGGAAATTGGAAGAAGGTCCACAAACGAGGCATTGA
- the LOC100652022 gene encoding PR domain zinc finger protein 10 has protein sequence MDPRGPPEGAPTNSFEINNIDKVSNNLVNWSTDHSLSSSMCEQKKMNNNKLLFLTVEYVEDPSREYSRLFPTYEQVSFSPRPSSPLSDFEHRVSPLDPNMSSAARYSPTPVQLPPSPFHNSVVVLQDSSPLISSTESNERTNVNYVSQLTHPIDTQSVQQSDSSTDYVANENEEQLVSSVGSELILMQETNSGLESATAPLMLTGMPSTDFTLSRDFLVMQDDQMNVINSFKTQNLDIDDSTHLSSNAENSNKENNADSSAASNEREINEILIPTEEKKNCEKKNVRRSKRRINDKKNLCCDECDDVCTGDNCTSHNVCTIADQPVPSRAIATLPGSYLSINKLSNSEIISGGSDYGVFAKRYIQKRTQFGPIEGVLYPYDGTPFRDELPLLYETENKEFLKVDVSNENASNWMRFVRPALTYKDQNLVICQQRDGIVFLTTRSILPKEELKAGPSIDYAIRRNLIPLKSTQETKDDKEHKNQISSWSRLDDNHSRRMKVFRGRNLKEKENSRQNNSKEWKCSVCGLIFRKSLLLNLHSLVHNSDKIKTKIQSTVCPQCGLQFQKQKELINHISQHGRLSLKKAKRLTSLSTYKCSMCYKRFATKVRLQQHCLVHGAEDQKPLPCNICFKRFMNNSALSCHLKTHRENKQIFECPMCRQLFNQSMTLKDHIETHKNEDGTFSCPYCQRIFIKYSVIRKHIRAHHCERKHKCQICAKRFATVDKLQMHLLKHSDHREFHCANCGKQFKRKDKLKEHMTKLHNSQTATEEQMSQVTQTKKFVPKVNPNDYNRFIYKCHQCLVGFKRRGMLVNHLAKRHPDVAPESVPELNLPILRQTRDYYCQYCDKVYKSSSKRKAHIMKNHPGAALPPSNRQKESDYSDLPNPTFSQTVGSITTTPQSCQWCHKQYASKAKLLQHQRKKHSNLMEPADQVPRSRNRQPQNQNQPPVLIEDHFVLSDYIQTCETNSDFFKPRIIKISDDVDLIGNGLEIVGQQFVRMRDIR, from the exons ATGGATCCAAGGGGCCCTCCTGAGGGGGCCCCTACTAATTCCTTTGAGataaataatatcgataaaGTGTCTAACAATTTAGTAAATTGGTCTACAGATCATTCTCTCTCTTCATCAATGTGCGaacaaaaaaaaatgaataataataaactgtTATTTTTAACT gtGGAATATGTGGAAGATCCATCACGGGAATATTCCCGTTTATTTCCAACATATGAACAAGTTTCTTTCTCTCCTAGACCATCGTCTCCACTTTCAGATTTTGAACATCGTGTTAGTCCTCTTGACCCCAATATGAGTTCAGCTGCTAGATATTCACCTACTCCTGTACAACTTCCACCATCTCCTTTTCATAATTCTGTTGTTGTGTTACAAGATTCTTCTCCTTTAATATCTTCAACTGAATCAAATGAAAGAACAAATGTTAATTATGTTTCTCAATTAACACATCCAATTGATACACAAAGTGTACAACAGTCAGATAGTTCTACTGACTATGTTGCTAATGAAAATGAGGAACAACTAGTGTCTAGTGTTGGCAGTGAGTTGATTCTTATGCaag AAACGAATTCCGGGCTAGAATCAGCAACAGCTCCGTTAATGCTAACAGGAATGCCAAGTACAGATTTTACATTAAGTAGAGATTTTCTTGTTATGCAAGATGACCAAATGAATGTTATAAATTCGTTTAAAACGCAAAACCTTGATATAGATGATTCTACACATCTTTCATCAAATgcagaaaattcaaataaagaaaataatgcaGATTCTTCAGCTGCATCTAATGAAcgagaaattaatgaaattttaatacctactgaagaaaaaaaaaattgtgaaaaaaaGAATGTGAGACGTTCGAAACGTcgtataaatgataaaaagaatttat gttGTGATGAATGCGATGATGTGTGTACCGGTGATAATTGCACTTCACATAATGTATGTACAATAGCAGATCAACCAGTACCATCTCGTGCTATAGCAACACTGCCAGGATCATATCTTTCTATAAACAAATTATCCAATTCTGAAATTATATCAGGTGGATCAGATTATGGAGTGtttgcaaaacgttatatacaaaaaCGTACTCAATTTGGACCTATAGAAGGTGTCTTATATCCTTATGATGGAACACCATTTAGAGATGAATTGCCATTGCTCTATGAAActgaaaataaagaatttttaaaagtaGATGTTTCAAATGAAA ATGCTTCAAATTGGATGCGTTTTGTTAGACCTGCATTAACTTATAAAGATCAAAATTTGGTAATTTGTCAACAACGTGATGGAATAGTATTTTTGACTACAAGAAGTATTTTACCAAAGGAAGAATTGAAAGCTGGTCCTAGTATTGATTATGCAATACGTAGAAATTTAATACCACTCAAATCTACACAAGAAACGAAGGATGATAAAG AGCACAAAAATCAGATATCTAGTTGGTCACGGCTAGATGATAATCATTCCCGGCGTATGAAAGTATTTCGCGGAAGAaatttgaaagagaaagaaaattcaaGACAAAATAATTCTAAGGAATGGAAATGTTCTGTTTGTGGTCTAATTTTTCGAAAATCACTTTTGCTTAACTTACACTCTCTTGTTCATAATtctgataaaataaaaactaaaattcaatctaCAGTTTGTCCGCAATGTGGACTGCAATttcaaaaacaaaaagaattgaTCAATCATATTTCACAACATGGGAGATTATCtttgaaaaaagcaaaaagattGACTTCTTTGTCTACATATAAGTGTTCAATGTGCTATAAACGTTTTGCGACAAAAGTACGTTTACAGCAGCACTGCTTAGTGCATGGTGCTGAAGACCAAAAACCACTGCCATGTAATATTTGCTTCAAAAGATTCATGAATAATTCAGCACTCTCTTGTCACTTGAAAACACATAGAG aaaataaacaaatatttgagTGTCCAATGTGCAGACAACTATTTAATCAAAGCATGACGTTAAAAGATCATATTGAAACTCATAAAAATGAAGATGGCACATTTAGCTGTCCTTACTGCCAaagaatatttatcaaatattcagTTATTCGTAAACATATTAGGGCACATCATTGTGAAAGAAAACACAAATGTCAAATTTGTGCAAAACGATTTGCTACAGTAGATAAATTACAGATGCATCTGCTAAAACATTCCGATCATAg agaaTTTCACTGTGCAAATTGTGGTAAACAATTTAAGagaaaagataaattaaaagaacACATGACTAAATTACATAATTCACAGACAGCCACTGAAGAACAAATGTCGCAAGTTACACAAACTAAAAAATTTGTTCCAAAG GTAAATCCTAATGATTACAATCGTTTCATTTATAAATGTCATCAATGTTTGGTCGGTTTTAAACGAAGAGGAATGCTTGTAAATCATTTGGCAAAAAGACATCCAGATGTTGCGCCAGAATCTGTACCAGAATTAAACTTACCAATTTTACGTCAAACGAGAGattattattgtcaatattgcGATAAG GTCTATAAAAGCAGCAGTAAACGTAAAGCACATATCATGAAAAATCATCCAGGAGCTGCTTTACCGCCGAGCAACCGACAGAAGGAGTCGGATTACTCCGATTTACCGAATCCAACATTTAGTCAAACTGTCGGTAGCATTACTACTACACCACAGAGTTGTCAATGGTGTCATAAACAATATGCTAGTAAA gCAAAACTTTTACAACATCAACGAAAGAAACACTCAAATTTAATGGAACCGGCTGATCAAGTACCGCGTTCACGTAATCGACAGCCACAGAATCAGAATCAGCCCCCAGTACTTATTGAAGATCACTTTGTATTGTCCGATTATATTCAGACGTGTGAAACAAATTCAGATTTTTTTAAACCAAGAATAATCAAAATATCTGATGATGTTGATCTAATAGGCAATGGATTAGAGATAGTTGGGCAACAATTTGTTCGTATGCGTGACATACGCTGA
- the LOC100651903 gene encoding coiled-coil domain-containing protein 85C isoform X2: MSNKSPSVPTSVSTTGQGPVATLNHHQPVQSRPVPQQKDVQSKYSPRIEHRHHPQGGNTLTASVPKTQPHTYLQAKVGQGQYLPPNGQYPTVNTAQTPPLRQRITDDEFLRLGPVEMLKFVRKTESDIARLAAEQNRQIQSLLSELRALKEANQRLSDDNQELRDLCCFLDDDRQKGRKLAREWQRFGRYTASVMRQEVSAYQNKLRQLDNKQQELIKDNLELKELCLYLDEERGGGQRDDGDGSSSSTNAEETAPPRPRHASTFNDQTMQYVRSLEQRVKQLEEDKSLLQARAQGWEVPPGETWESQNSPGENPHIGGRPEAVVRALQVLEVREQLEREGGHDGEKALVREMCNVVWRKLEEGPQTRH, translated from the exons ATGTCCAATAAGA GCCCTTCTGTGCCAACTTCGGTGTCTACCACTGGTCAAGGTCCCGTCGCGACCTTGAATCATCATCAACCCGTCCAATCACGACCTGTGCCGCAACAGAAGGATGTGCAGAGTAAATATTCACCGAGGATAGAGCATCGACATCATCCTCAAGGCGGAAACACTTTGACTGCATCCGTCCCTAAAACACAGCCTCATACCTACCTTCAGGCCAAGGTCGGCCAAGGTCAGTACCTGCCACCTAACGGTCAATATCCCACGGTAAACACTGCACAGACACCGCCGCTTAGACAAAGGATCACCGACGACGAGTTTCTAAGGCTCGGTCCTGTGGAGATGCTCAAATTTGTTCGAAAGACGGAGAGCGATATCGCAAGGCTCGCCGCCGAGCAGAATCGACAGATACAAAGCTTG CTTAGCGAGCTTCGGGCACTGAAAGAAGCAAACCAAAGATTAAGCGATGATAATCAAGAGCTGCGAGATCTTTGTTGCTTTCTGGACGATGATCGACAGAAGGGTCGAAAGTTAGCGAGGGAATGGCAAAGATTTGGAAGATATACGGCGAGTGTTATGCGTCAGGAAGTATCCGCTTATCAGAATAAATTGCGCCAACTGGACAACAAACAGCAAGAGTTAATCAAAGATAATTTAGAGCTAAAGGAACTTTGCCTTTATTTGGACGAAGAGAGAGGAGGTGGTCAAAGAGACGATGGAGATGGTTCAAGTTCAAGTACGAATGCCGAAGAAACCGCGCCCCCGAGACCAAGGCATGCATCTACATTTAATG ACCAAACTATGCAATACGTAAGGAGTTTAGAACAACGAGTAAAGCAGCTCGAAGAAGATAAGAGTCTTTTACAGGCAAGAGCGCAGGGTTGGGAAGTACCACCTGGTGAAACCTGGGAAAGTCAAAACAGTCCAGGCGAAAATCCTCACATAGGAGGTCGACCAGAAGCAGTGGTACGAGCTCTTCAAGTTCTCGAAGTTAGAGAACAACTAGAAAGAGAAGGCGGTCACGACGGAGAAAAGGCCTTGGTCAGAGAAATGTGCAAT GTTGTTTGGCGGAAATTGGAAGAAGGTCCACAAACGAGGCATTGA